In the Flavisolibacter tropicus genome, one interval contains:
- a CDS encoding nitroreductase family protein, producing MTASETIRARASVRHFMNTPIPDSIVQAIIDDASWAPSAGNMQPWRVAVLSEKASQQFRDRYEALGWESVLPSLRVALLSHASSHQKTSWEVNQQVMQTYQQQVVVKGTPRVIAIYYDKPTLKEFNQLSLAALSLFWHRMGAVKSPVKKLAAFIQLALRSRRDYRVAQNAVKASLANFTYGLTLAAKQRGVDSCIQFSYNHAFPWLRKDLKLSRKQKLFGVVLIGVSSKPAGLEGVNSRNRRSVAIQWLPTL from the coding sequence ATGACTGCATCAGAAACGATTCGTGCGCGGGCGTCTGTACGCCATTTTATGAATACGCCTATTCCTGATTCCATTGTACAGGCCATTATTGACGATGCCTCCTGGGCGCCATCGGCCGGCAATATGCAGCCTTGGCGGGTAGCGGTATTAAGTGAAAAGGCGTCGCAGCAGTTTCGCGACCGGTATGAGGCATTGGGTTGGGAGTCGGTATTGCCATCGCTGCGTGTAGCACTGTTAAGCCATGCCAGCAGTCATCAAAAAACTTCGTGGGAGGTGAACCAGCAGGTAATGCAAACGTATCAGCAGCAGGTAGTGGTAAAAGGCACGCCACGGGTCATTGCTATTTATTACGACAAGCCTACGCTCAAGGAATTTAACCAGTTATCACTGGCGGCCTTGTCGCTTTTCTGGCACCGCATGGGTGCGGTGAAGTCGCCGGTAAAGAAACTGGCTGCTTTTATACAGCTGGCTTTGCGTAGCCGGCGCGATTACCGGGTGGCGCAAAACGCGGTGAAAGCCTCATTGGCCAATTTTACTTATGGACTGACGCTGGCCGCTAAACAACGCGGGGTAGACTCCTGTATTCAGTTTTCCTACAACCATGCCTTTCCCTGGCTGCGTAAAGACCTGAAGCTGTCGCGTAAACAAAAACTGTTTGGAGTGGTGCTGATAGGCGTATCCAGCAAGCCGGCAGGGCTGGAGGGTGTTAACTCCCGCAATAGACGTTCGGTAGCTATTCAATGGCTGCCAACACTATAA
- a CDS encoding thiamine pyrophosphate-binding protein produces the protein MMHTYKDLQNITVAELVIKYLELEGVEYVFGIPGGYIHPFLKLLREHPSIRFIISRHEEGAAFMADGYARTSGKLGVVFSTAGPGATNALTGLVSAHTDGVPLLLITGQTATDTAGKGAIQDSIDMGVNITDVLGRACGFSETAVSAANFPLLFSRALQTAFASPRQAVHLSIPLNIASATISHVLFPEQRVYDSYLQPKPLLVEAIVYDVYQLLQEAERPVILLGAGCREAFKNVELAAQFEAFAHSYGIGVITSPKGKGLFPESTLASLGVFGMGASRYSETYFEEAAPDVVLVLGSSLNEWATGRWSEALQATQAFIHVDLNAKVIGRAYRTTHRLQTDIESFLTGLFSIEERVGNMYPQRTGERLLQLQLFKNRCLPFDDADKLEADCVPLKPQSIFHQLSHLAKDNAYSFFVDMGNCTGYFSHFMQLEAPAKAYVPCGFSSMGWASGAVIGGQLGSTDTTCICVTGDGAFLMNGVELQVAARYSVGVVYIVLYDNFYGMVHHGEMTVANQFDKMDDPYYDLGAPDLVQFAESLGATAYAVTQPGAFEQLLPEACANARLEKKPQVLVVSIDHREKPPLGNRFKSLSKQLIADCLD, from the coding sequence ATGATGCATACCTATAAAGACCTACAAAACATAACGGTAGCTGAACTAGTGATCAAATATTTGGAGCTGGAGGGTGTGGAATATGTATTTGGTATACCCGGCGGTTACATTCATCCTTTTTTAAAACTGTTGCGAGAGCACCCAAGCATTCGGTTTATCATCAGTAGGCATGAAGAAGGGGCGGCCTTTATGGCCGATGGCTATGCCCGCACTAGCGGTAAGCTAGGCGTGGTATTTTCTACGGCAGGCCCCGGTGCTACCAATGCCCTGACGGGGCTGGTAAGTGCGCACACCGATGGCGTGCCGCTGTTGCTTATAACGGGACAAACAGCTACTGATACTGCCGGCAAAGGCGCTATTCAGGACAGTATAGATATGGGCGTGAACATTACAGATGTATTGGGTAGGGCCTGTGGGTTTAGTGAAACGGCCGTGAGTGCCGCTAATTTCCCTTTGTTGTTTTCGCGTGCGTTACAAACGGCGTTTGCCAGTCCGCGGCAGGCAGTGCATCTGTCTATTCCACTCAATATTGCATCGGCAACTATTAGCCACGTACTATTTCCAGAACAGCGGGTATATGACAGCTATTTGCAGCCAAAGCCATTGTTGGTGGAAGCTATAGTTTATGATGTTTATCAACTGTTGCAGGAAGCTGAAAGGCCAGTTATTCTATTGGGTGCTGGTTGCCGGGAGGCCTTTAAAAATGTGGAGTTGGCAGCCCAGTTTGAAGCGTTTGCGCATTCATACGGCATTGGTGTAATAACCAGTCCTAAGGGTAAGGGATTGTTTCCCGAGTCTACGCTGGCCTCGCTAGGTGTATTTGGAATGGGAGCTTCCCGCTATAGTGAAACCTATTTTGAAGAGGCCGCGCCTGATGTGGTGTTGGTGTTGGGCAGTTCGCTAAACGAGTGGGCTACTGGCCGCTGGAGCGAGGCGTTGCAAGCAACACAGGCATTTATACATGTAGATCTAAATGCAAAGGTGATAGGGCGTGCATACCGGACAACACATCGCTTACAAACAGACATTGAAAGCTTTTTAACGGGCTTGTTCTCTATAGAGGAAAGAGTGGGAAATATGTATCCACAACGGACCGGCGAGCGCCTGTTGCAGTTGCAGCTATTTAAGAACCGGTGTTTACCATTTGACGATGCTGACAAACTGGAGGCGGACTGTGTACCGCTGAAACCTCAATCTATATTTCACCAGTTAAGCCACCTGGCTAAAGACAATGCCTATTCCTTTTTTGTGGATATGGGTAATTGTACCGGTTACTTCTCGCATTTTATGCAGCTAGAGGCGCCCGCCAAAGCCTATGTGCCTTGTGGTTTTTCCTCTATGGGCTGGGCCAGTGGCGCCGTCATTGGCGGGCAATTGGGAAGTACTGATACCACTTGTATCTGTGTTACTGGTGATGGTGCTTTTTTAATGAATGGGGTGGAGCTGCAAGTGGCGGCCCGCTATAGCGTAGGCGTGGTGTACATCGTGTTGTACGACAACTTTTATGGTATGGTGCATCATGGTGAAATGACGGTGGCCAACCAGTTTGATAAGATGGATGATCCTTATTATGACCTTGGAGCGCCTGACCTGGTGCAGTTTGCTGAATCGCTGGGTGCAACAGCTTATGCTGTTACCCAACCGGGTGCGTTTGAACAACTGTTGCCAGAAGCTTGTGCAAACGCACGCTTAGAAAAGAAGCCACAAGTGTTGGTAGTATCGATCGATCACCGCGAGAAGCCGCCGTTGGGTAACCGGTTTAAGTCCTTGTCTAAGCAGTTGATCGCGGATTGTTTGGATTAG
- a CDS encoding transglycosylase SLT domain-containing protein, with protein MRRLGAWAVNNKQCIIKLLLPLLFVFSSCNDSNRKGGKAVSVIDTNKNGEIRGTLVQQSTDSFLNILRNAQKVYVGDFDTMLKRRIIRVLVPYSRTLFFNDKGKECGVTADNFRQFEIYLNKKYYKKPVSIPFTVAFIPTPRDQLIHHLQQGLGDIAAGNLTATEARLKQVDFVAPKEQGSVSEIVINRTKDPAITNVEQLSGKTIHVRKSSSYFESLQNLNNRLKLEGKSPVLLNIVSDDLEDEDLMEMLNAGVISDIIVDDWKAKMWAQILPGIRVNEQAAMSSGGYIGCAFRKNSPLLAAELNDFYYNYERNLASMPYRLKKYYKKVKELQDPTNSGNTNRYNEIIQLFEKYGDKYDFDPLMLAAMGFQESKLDQSKRSPVGAVGVMQLMPTTGAEMKVGDINITEANIHAGTKYMDQLMTTYFQDAHFDLFNRSLFAFASYNAGPNKIASLRKLAAERGLNPDIWLNNVEIVTSEKVGLETTTYVRNVMKYYYSYKLMLERSKEKSKALTGSVAEKSN; from the coding sequence ATGCGTAGGCTGGGTGCATGGGCAGTAAATAATAAACAGTGCATTATTAAATTGCTGCTCCCACTACTTTTTGTTTTTAGTTCTTGCAACGATTCAAACAGAAAAGGGGGCAAAGCAGTTTCCGTCATAGACACCAATAAGAATGGTGAAATCAGAGGCACACTTGTACAACAAAGCACAGACAGCTTTCTTAATATACTGCGCAACGCACAGAAGGTATATGTTGGTGATTTCGACACCATGCTGAAACGCCGTATTATTCGGGTACTCGTCCCTTATAGCCGCACCCTTTTTTTTAATGATAAGGGAAAAGAATGTGGGGTTACCGCAGATAACTTCCGGCAATTTGAGATATATCTCAACAAGAAGTACTACAAGAAGCCAGTAAGTATTCCTTTCACCGTGGCCTTTATTCCCACTCCACGCGACCAATTGATCCATCATCTACAACAAGGACTGGGTGACATTGCCGCTGGAAACCTTACGGCAACAGAAGCGCGATTAAAGCAGGTTGATTTTGTAGCACCAAAAGAACAAGGCAGCGTATCTGAAATTGTTATTAACCGCACAAAAGACCCAGCAATAACAAATGTAGAACAGCTGTCAGGCAAAACCATTCATGTACGCAAATCTTCCAGCTACTTTGAGAGCCTGCAAAACTTAAACAACAGACTTAAGTTAGAGGGTAAGTCACCTGTCCTGCTAAACATCGTTTCTGATGATCTGGAAGATGAGGATCTGATGGAAATGCTCAACGCCGGTGTGATTTCAGATATTATAGTTGACGACTGGAAGGCGAAAATGTGGGCACAGATCTTACCCGGAATAAGAGTAAACGAACAGGCCGCTATGAGTAGCGGAGGGTACATTGGTTGCGCTTTCCGTAAAAACAGCCCCTTGCTCGCTGCTGAATTAAACGACTTCTATTACAATTATGAGAGAAACCTGGCGAGTATGCCCTACCGCCTAAAGAAATATTATAAGAAGGTGAAAGAGCTGCAGGATCCTACTAACTCCGGCAATACCAATCGCTACAACGAGATCATCCAGTTGTTCGAAAAATATGGGGACAAATACGACTTCGATCCATTGATGCTGGCTGCCATGGGATTCCAGGAGTCAAAACTTGACCAAAGTAAGCGAAGCCCGGTAGGCGCCGTTGGCGTAATGCAACTCATGCCTACCACCGGTGCCGAAATGAAGGTAGGCGACATCAACATTACAGAGGCCAACATTCATGCTGGAACTAAGTACATGGACCAACTCATGACAACTTATTTCCAGGATGCTCACTTCGACCTATTCAATAGATCGCTATTTGCATTTGCCTCTTACAACGCAGGCCCCAACAAAATAGCTAGTTTACGAAAGCTGGCTGCTGAGCGCGGCCTCAACCCGGACATATGGCTAAACAATGTTGAAATTGTAACCTCTGAAAAGGTAGGGTTGGAAACCACCACTTATGTTCGAAATGTTATGAAGTACTACTACTCCTACAAGCTAATGCTGGAGCGCAGTAAGGAAAAATCTAAAGCACTAACCGGCAGTGTAGCCGAAAAGAGCAATTAG
- a CDS encoding DUF6252 family protein yields MVFKQTAIYALLLLNCFLIACGKDDNKPSDKSSNKVSATIQLPNTAPFTFTVSGEAVKINPTYPGASEYHINAQDSANRTLFMHIPIVTAPGTYPITASSVVVGNGEGSLSYNNDLNGTGLSNSFTTIYPSATAKGSVTITVINTKRIEGTFTARAKNSLGEEAVITNGSFIGNL; encoded by the coding sequence ATGGTCTTCAAACAGACTGCTATATACGCCCTGCTTCTATTGAATTGCTTTCTGATTGCTTGCGGAAAAGATGATAACAAACCTTCGGATAAGAGTTCTAATAAAGTCTCTGCAACCATTCAATTACCCAACACAGCCCCCTTTACATTTACTGTTTCCGGTGAGGCAGTAAAAATAAATCCTACATATCCTGGTGCATCCGAATACCATATCAACGCACAAGATTCAGCGAACAGGACCCTATTTATGCATATACCTATTGTTACGGCGCCCGGAACCTACCCGATAACAGCAAGTTCAGTAGTAGTAGGTAATGGAGAAGGTTCATTGTCATATAACAACGACCTTAATGGCACAGGCCTCAGTAATAGTTTCACAACCATATATCCTTCTGCAACAGCGAAAGGAAGCGTTACTATAACCGTAATCAATACCAAACGCATTGAAGGCACTTTCACCGCCCGGGCAAAAAATAGTCTTGGCGAAGAAGCGGTCATTACCAATGGGAGCTTTATAGGAAACTTATAA
- a CDS encoding outer membrane beta-barrel protein, translating to MRRVFLFVLAIIAAGSVMAQTDSASRSNMISHKNMPRSGDHFMLQFGYLGWNGTPDSINTSGFPRTGNVYFLFDFPFKTSPQWSAAIGAGIGSDNMYFKETSVGIKDITSSLVFKNLADTNSFKKYKLSTVYLEAPVELRFTARPDDNKHSFKAALGVKAGLLMSAMVKGKNLENKAGNTINSYTMKEKSKTFFNKNRIAATARLGYGPLSLFGSYQFTTLFKEGVAPDIRPFSIGLTLSGL from the coding sequence ATGAGAAGAGTTTTTCTTTTTGTTTTAGCTATCATCGCAGCAGGCAGTGTTATGGCGCAAACTGATTCAGCGTCTCGCAGCAACATGATAAGTCATAAAAACATGCCGCGTTCCGGCGATCATTTTATGCTTCAATTTGGTTACCTGGGCTGGAATGGTACACCGGACTCTATTAACACCAGTGGCTTTCCCCGTACAGGTAATGTTTATTTCCTGTTTGATTTCCCTTTTAAAACCAGTCCGCAGTGGAGTGCAGCTATAGGAGCCGGTATTGGTAGCGACAACATGTACTTTAAAGAAACAAGTGTTGGTATCAAAGACATCACCTCTTCCCTGGTATTTAAAAATTTGGCTGATACCAATAGTTTCAAAAAATATAAACTGTCTACTGTTTACCTGGAAGCACCTGTAGAATTGCGTTTTACAGCTCGCCCCGACGACAACAAGCATAGCTTTAAAGCGGCACTGGGTGTTAAAGCAGGCTTATTAATGAGCGCTATGGTAAAAGGAAAGAACCTGGAAAACAAAGCCGGTAATACCATCAACAGCTATACAATGAAGGAGAAGAGTAAGACCTTCTTCAACAAGAACCGTATTGCGGCCACTGCTCGCCTGGGTTATGGCCCGCTGAGCCTGTTTGGCTCTTACCAGTTCACTACTTTATTTAAAGAGGGCGTAGCCCCTGATATACGTCCATTTTCTATAGGACTTACCTTAAGTGGCCTATAA
- a CDS encoding cysteine desulfurase family protein, with translation MSHTIYFDNAATTRLNPQVLEAMLPFLTNHFGNPSSTYSIGRTTRMAIETARKSVSQLLGVKASAIYFTSGGTESNNTAISAAIRDLGCTCIITSPIEHHAVLHTVEYYGQQNKIPVFYVALKTDGSIDYTSFEQLLMEQTSQGHKCLVSLMHANNEIGSLLNIKTVGALCEQHGAIFHSDCVQTVGHYPLNLSEIGVHFVSGAGHKFHGPKGVGILYVHPLLKIQPLLYGGGQERSLRAGTENVYGIVGFAKALELAMGSYESDSQYIASLKTYLKELLVQAIPRISFNGPEESLYTVLSVCFPKTKESEDLLFHLDLKGVCVSGGSACSSGGGSHVMKALQKTDECITIRFSFSKENTKEEIDQLMSILKSFLITNDVVVESIQ, from the coding sequence ATGAGTCATACAATCTATTTCGACAATGCTGCTACCACGCGTTTAAATCCGCAAGTGTTGGAAGCTATGCTACCTTTTTTGACCAACCATTTCGGTAATCCCTCTTCTACTTATTCTATCGGACGTACAACCCGCATGGCCATTGAAACGGCACGTAAGTCTGTTTCGCAGTTATTGGGCGTTAAGGCTTCTGCCATCTATTTTACAAGCGGGGGAACAGAAAGCAACAATACGGCTATTAGTGCGGCTATCCGCGATTTGGGTTGTACCTGTATCATTACTTCGCCCATCGAACATCATGCGGTATTGCATACCGTAGAATACTATGGCCAACAAAATAAAATTCCTGTATTCTACGTAGCATTAAAGACCGATGGTAGTATTGACTATACTAGTTTCGAACAGCTATTAATGGAACAAACCAGCCAGGGGCATAAATGTTTGGTTTCACTGATGCATGCAAACAACGAGATTGGCAGCCTTCTGAATATCAAAACTGTAGGTGCTTTGTGTGAACAGCATGGTGCTATCTTTCACTCTGATTGCGTTCAAACAGTTGGACATTATCCACTTAATCTTTCAGAGATAGGCGTTCATTTTGTTTCAGGAGCTGGTCATAAATTTCATGGTCCGAAAGGTGTCGGCATTCTATATGTGCATCCATTGTTAAAGATTCAGCCACTTCTTTACGGAGGTGGTCAAGAACGAAGCCTACGTGCGGGTACGGAGAATGTTTATGGGATAGTTGGTTTTGCCAAGGCGCTAGAGTTAGCTATGGGATCGTACGAGTCGGATAGCCAGTACATTGCTAGTTTGAAGACGTATTTGAAGGAACTGTTGGTGCAAGCCATTCCTCGTATCTCTTTCAATGGCCCGGAAGAATCATTATATACTGTGTTGAGTGTTTGTTTCCCGAAAACGAAAGAAAGTGAAGATCTGCTATTTCATCTCGATCTGAAAGGCGTCTGCGTGTCGGGCGGAAGTGCTTGTAGCAGTGGCGGCGGGTCGCATGTGATGAAGGCACTTCAAAAAACGGATGAATGCATTACAATTCGCTTCTCCTTCAGTAAAGAGAATACAAAAGAAGAGATTGATCAGCTAATGTCAATATTGAAGTCTTTTCTTATTACAAACGATGTTGTGGTCGAATCAATCCAATAA
- a CDS encoding Rieske (2Fe-2S) protein, translated as MDFKKRNWVRVALSVEELGIDEKQVIEADADGKMVCIGKYDGNLFAFAQKCPHAGGFFKEGIIDNAGNVLCPRHRYKFCVKNGRNVSGEGYYLKHWPVEVREEGVFVGLEAGGWKLF; from the coding sequence ATGGATTTTAAAAAGAGGAACTGGGTTCGCGTTGCCCTATCGGTGGAAGAACTAGGCATTGATGAAAAACAAGTAATAGAGGCCGATGCGGATGGCAAAATGGTTTGTATTGGTAAATATGATGGGAACCTGTTTGCGTTTGCACAGAAATGTCCGCATGCAGGTGGCTTTTTTAAAGAGGGTATTATTGACAATGCGGGCAACGTACTATGTCCACGTCACCGCTATAAGTTTTGTGTAAAGAACGGCCGCAATGTGAGTGGTGAGGGCTATTATTTAAAGCATTGGCCGGTGGAAGTAAGGGAAGAAGGCGTGTTTGTGGGACTAGAGGCTGGAGGCTGGAAACTTTTCTAA
- a CDS encoding glutathionylspermidine synthase family protein: protein MKRLSITPRPHWQTTVQEQGFVFYKDYYNETAAYEFSADEVDQLESATAEIFDMCLAVVEHVIQHQLWDQFFIPKAYAELITHSWKEDAISFYGRMDLAYDGKNIKLLEFNADTPTSLLEASVIQWYWLQEHNKALDQFNSIHEKLMAHMKVCQEYFLPGKLFFACSHDSEEDFITTKYLEDVAQQTGIDTAFLYINEVGVDDRELFCTPQGEIMRNIFKLYPWEWMFGEEFGRYLAINQYGMNWIEPPYKAILSNKMVLKYLHDLFPNSPYILPCAYGQPLSDSYVRKPVYSREGANAMIVHKNVVLEETSGEYGEEGYIFQEYFPIPKHNGQTPVIGSWLIGGVPAGMGIRESSGLITGNTSLFCPHYFVPR from the coding sequence ATGAAAAGACTTTCTATTACCCCACGACCGCACTGGCAGACAACCGTGCAAGAGCAAGGCTTTGTTTTTTATAAGGATTATTATAACGAAACGGCAGCCTATGAGTTTTCGGCCGATGAAGTAGACCAACTGGAAAGTGCTACCGCAGAAATCTTTGATATGTGCCTGGCTGTGGTGGAGCATGTGATTCAACACCAGCTGTGGGATCAGTTCTTTATTCCCAAAGCCTACGCCGAGTTGATCACGCACTCGTGGAAAGAAGATGCCATTTCTTTTTACGGCCGTATGGACCTGGCCTATGATGGCAAGAACATTAAGCTATTGGAGTTTAATGCAGACACGCCTACCTCCCTACTGGAAGCCAGCGTGATTCAATGGTACTGGCTGCAGGAGCATAACAAAGCACTGGACCAGTTCAACTCTATTCATGAAAAGTTGATGGCCCACATGAAGGTGTGCCAGGAATATTTTCTACCCGGCAAACTATTCTTTGCCTGCTCGCATGACAGTGAAGAGGATTTTATTACCACCAAGTACCTGGAGGATGTGGCCCAGCAGACAGGCATTGACACCGCCTTCCTCTACATAAATGAAGTGGGTGTGGATGACCGCGAACTGTTTTGTACCCCGCAAGGCGAGATCATGCGCAATATCTTTAAACTCTATCCTTGGGAGTGGATGTTTGGCGAGGAGTTTGGCCGCTACCTGGCCATTAACCAATATGGCATGAATTGGATAGAGCCGCCCTACAAAGCCATCCTGAGCAACAAGATGGTGCTTAAATACCTGCATGATCTTTTCCCCAACTCGCCCTATATTCTTCCCTGTGCGTACGGCCAGCCCCTATCGGACAGCTATGTACGCAAACCGGTGTATAGCCGCGAAGGCGCCAACGCCATGATCGTGCATAAAAATGTGGTGCTGGAAGAAACCAGTGGTGAGTATGGTGAGGAGGGATATATTTTCCAGGAATATTTTCCCATTCCCAAACACAATGGGCAAACACCTGTTATTGGCAGCTGGCTGATTGGTGGTGTACCTGCGGGCATGGGCATACGCGAATCCAGTGGTTTAATTACCGGCAACACCAGCTTGTTTTGTCCCCATTACTTTGTGCCCCGATAA
- the hflX gene encoding GTPase HflX, with amino-acid sequence MIEKKNIVKHEERAVLVGVIQKDQTEHQVKEYLDELAFLAETAGAVTIKKFMQKLAHPDSRTFVGKGKLQEIAEYAKLHDVSMLIFDDELSGAQISNIEKETNTKTIDRSDLILDIFARRAKTAQAKAQVELAQYQYILPRLRGMWKHLERLGGGIGTRGPGETEIETDRRIVRDKISLLRKRLAEIDKQAFTQRKDRGEFIRVALVGYTNVGKSTIMNLLSKSDVLAENKLFATLDTTTRKIVYENTPFLLSDTVGFIRKLPHHLVESFKSTLDEVREADILLHVVDIAHANYEDQIGVVNKTLQELKAFDKPVLTIFNKMDLYIKHTFDEWLEESTKEEILKDLKERWQDATQGNAIFISALERTHIDDLRTAILEKVREMYKIRYPYKTAFFY; translated from the coding sequence ATGATCGAGAAAAAGAATATAGTAAAACACGAAGAACGGGCGGTACTGGTTGGCGTAATTCAAAAAGACCAAACCGAGCACCAGGTAAAGGAATATCTTGACGAGCTGGCTTTCTTAGCCGAAACGGCCGGCGCAGTAACGATAAAGAAGTTCATGCAAAAACTGGCTCATCCTGACAGTCGCACCTTTGTAGGAAAAGGAAAGCTGCAGGAAATAGCGGAATATGCGAAGCTGCACGACGTCAGCATGCTCATATTTGATGATGAGCTATCGGGTGCACAAATCTCCAATATCGAAAAGGAAACCAATACCAAGACCATTGACCGGTCCGATCTGATCCTGGACATTTTTGCCCGCCGGGCCAAAACGGCGCAAGCCAAAGCCCAGGTAGAACTGGCGCAATACCAATACATTCTTCCCCGCCTGCGCGGTATGTGGAAGCACCTGGAGCGTTTGGGTGGAGGTATTGGTACAAGAGGTCCGGGTGAAACCGAGATTGAAACCGACCGTCGTATTGTGCGCGACAAGATCTCGCTATTGCGCAAGCGCTTGGCCGAAATAGACAAGCAGGCCTTTACCCAACGTAAAGACCGCGGCGAGTTTATCCGTGTGGCACTGGTAGGTTATACAAACGTAGGCAAGAGCACCATCATGAACCTCTTAAGTAAGAGCGATGTGCTGGCGGAGAACAAACTCTTTGCCACACTGGATACCACCACGCGCAAGATCGTATACGAGAACACGCCCTTCCTGTTAAGTGATACAGTTGGATTCATCCGCAAGTTACCTCACCATCTGGTTGAAAGCTTTAAGAGCACACTGGATGAAGTGCGTGAAGCAGATATACTACTTCATGTAGTGGACATAGCGCATGCTAATTATGAAGACCAGATTGGTGTGGTAAATAAAACCTTACAGGAACTGAAAGCTTTTGACAAGCCTGTTCTAACAATTTTCAACAAGATGGATCTGTACATCAAACACACGTTTGACGAGTGGTTGGAAGAAAGCACCAAGGAAGAAATCTTAAAAGACCTGAAGGAGCGCTGGCAGGATGCCACACAAGGCAATGCCATTTTCATATCGGCCCTGGAGCGCACGCATATTGATGACCTGCGCACCGCTATCCTTGAAAAGGTGCGCGAAATGTATAAGATCCGATATCCGTATAAGACGGCATTCTTCTACTAG